From Prochlorococcus sp. MIT 1223, the proteins below share one genomic window:
- a CDS encoding DUF4278 domain-containing protein, protein MTTLLYRGHNYVQHKKPVAQSNCIELTYRREHYNTCRDEAIRAMDNQLAYRGISYSK, encoded by the coding sequence ATGACTACTCTTCTTTATCGCGGACATAACTATGTTCAGCACAAAAAACCAGTCGCTCAATCAAACTGCATTGAACTGACCTATAGGCGAGAGCATTACAATACTTGCAGAGATGAAGCCATAAGGGCAATGGATAATCAGCTTGCATATCGCGGTATTAGCTACTCGAAGTAG
- a CDS encoding acyl-CoA thioesterase has product MGQPLKKKPWLLRKTVLPQHTDHAGIMWHGSYLNWLEESRINALSQAGLSYSNISENGYEMPVVEVSIKYQSSLNHGDEVILKSWLLDSEGARLPWKTVFIKECGKPSAEAIVHLVTLKRIDSGLRIVRRFPDEISKALENLRQGPTKDSLDI; this is encoded by the coding sequence ATGGGACAACCTTTAAAGAAAAAACCATGGTTACTTAGGAAAACTGTTTTACCTCAACACACAGATCATGCAGGTATAATGTGGCATGGTTCTTACTTGAACTGGTTAGAAGAGTCAAGAATAAATGCTCTATCTCAAGCGGGGTTGTCTTATTCAAATATTTCTGAAAATGGTTATGAGATGCCAGTTGTTGAAGTAAGCATTAAATATCAGAGCTCGCTAAATCATGGAGATGAAGTTATTCTAAAAAGTTGGCTATTAGATTCAGAAGGAGCCCGTTTACCTTGGAAAACAGTCTTTATCAAAGAGTGTGGCAAGCCTTCAGCGGAGGCAATAGTTCATTTAGTCACCTTAAAACGGATTGACTCAGGTCTTCGTATAGTTAGAAGATTTCCAGATGAAATTTCAAAAGCTCTTGAGAACTTAAGGCAAGGACCGACGAAAGACAGTCTTGATATCTGA
- a CDS encoding SOS response-associated peptidase produces MCSRYQLTSDFKDLPDLLKRSLPKNLEANYSKQNLIKPDAPVLVLKNEGKAMTSIMLWGFISEWANDPFSTSRPRPRPFNARAETVKEKKLFRNSWRHKRCLLPANGFFEKKHLIRRKDSRDFWLGGIWSKWMSQEGSELESCCVLTTTPNKLIRPLHNRMPVIIPYGLEEEWIEPVKSTTELQSLDSLLMEWDPDDWISEPINQKFSTQLTFFE; encoded by the coding sequence ATGTGTAGCAGATATCAACTAACAAGTGATTTTAAAGATTTACCAGACCTTTTAAAGAGAAGCTTGCCTAAAAACCTGGAAGCAAACTACTCGAAACAAAACCTGATCAAACCCGATGCACCTGTACTGGTATTAAAAAATGAAGGCAAGGCAATGACATCAATAATGCTTTGGGGTTTTATTTCAGAGTGGGCAAATGATCCTTTCTCAACCTCAAGACCAAGACCAAGACCATTTAATGCAAGAGCGGAAACTGTTAAAGAGAAAAAATTATTTCGAAACAGCTGGAGACACAAAAGATGTCTTTTACCTGCCAATGGGTTCTTTGAAAAAAAACATCTCATCAGAAGAAAAGATTCTCGGGACTTTTGGTTAGGAGGTATTTGGAGTAAATGGATGTCTCAAGAAGGAAGTGAACTCGAAAGTTGCTGTGTTCTAACAACAACACCAAATAAATTAATTCGGCCACTACATAATCGAATGCCTGTAATCATTCCATATGGATTAGAAGAAGAGTGGATTGAGCCAGTTAAAAGTACAACTGAGCTTCAATCACTCGATTCTCTACTCATGGAGTGGGATCCTGATGACTGGATATCTGAACCAATAAATCAAAAGTTTTCCACTCAATTAACTTTCTTTGAATAA